The Yersinia entomophaga nucleotide sequence CGATGTTAATTAATTCTAGTATATATTGGTTCCTTCTTTTCTGAATGCTTGCCTCCACAGAAGGATGTTTCAACCATGAGCAATGAATAACATTAGACGCATCGTCAAAGTAATTACATATCGCATATTTCCCAGCGGGGGTTCGCAATTCAGGAATGCAACTTGAGTATGAATAACCAACTCTGATCGTTCTACCTCCAGTAAATATATCGAGGACGACACATTCATCAGACTCAAATGTCAGCGAGACTTTTTGACATGTAACGGTGCGGGCAGTAAATACCTCTCTATTTATGTTATGCGTCTTACCATTGTGTTCGACTACTATGTCTTGGCATATGCCGGGGAGATACAGCGTTTTATCCTCCATAGAACGTTTAATGAGTTCGTGTACTTTAGATTCTCTTTCAGCTTTGGCCTGTTGCTTTTCTTGTTCAATCTTTTCCAGGTGCTTGAGTTTATTTTTCTCAAGGGCTGAGTGGTAGATCCATTTGTAGTCTACGCGGTTAACTTTTAGTAGAGCGATCCATTCGTCAATGCTCCTGTTTTCATTCGGTGGAAAACGGTACTCAATCGAATCAATCTGGTGGTCGATGTAATATTGTCTCTTCTCTTCCTCACATTCATGAGTGACCCAGACTTCAATTGCTACACCACCAATGCCTGTCTCTAGGTACACATCTGCCCAGTATTTCCCGAGTTTGTACTCAAGGGTTGATTTACTGACATCTGTAGTAAATTCAGGAACAAATATATCAGTATCATCAAGAGTTAACGAATTTTGGGGAAGGGTAAACTTGGATATCGATAAGAAGTGTTGCTGCATCCCGATGTGCAGCTGTGTCATTTGACAGTCTCGGCTTTCTTCTTTGGTTGTGTGAGAGAAATGGTGGCTTATTACCCTACCGTTGTTCTTTGCTACCAGAGCGTCCCCACAGTTCTTACAGATGCATTCACACCGTTTGCCGTTAGGAACGGCATCAACGTGAACAATTTTGTTTGTATCTTTATGGAGGGCATACTCAAAAAGCATTTATTCTTTTAGCATCCTTTCTCAGATATATCGTTGATTTATCATCATTTGTTCTATTCTTGATTGGAAGGCATCTTTTCCAACTTATCGGTTTATTCTTGCATCATTACCCTGCTTTCATCAAGGTAATGTAAAGATCTCGTATAACCGAGCGCTGGCTGATGTGTAAGTATCCCGCTTAAACGGCCCATTCACTTTTAGAGATCTTCCGACATACTGATGATGTCACCTGAGGAGATCCTTATGCGCAAGATCCGATTTACCGAGCACCAGATCATCGCCGTACTGAAGTCCGTCGAAGCGGGTAGGACCGTCAAAGATGTGTGCCGCGAGGCTGCTATTTCCGAAGCCAGCTATTACAATTGGAAGGCGAAATATGGCGGGATGGAAGCCGCTGATATCAAAAAAATCAAAGATCTAGAAGACGAGAATCGCCGTCTGAAGCAGATGTTTGCCGACCTGAGTCTGGAATGCCGTGCGCTGAAAGACGTCATCGAAAAAAAGCTTTAAAACCAGCGATAAAGCGTGAGCTCGTCAACTATCTGACCACGCAGTTTACGATGAGCATACGCCAGGCATGCAGGACGTTATCGCTGAGCAGGACGGTGTTTCGTTATCAACCGAATACACGACGTGATGAACCGGTGATCCAGAGGCTGACTGAGCGGCTGAACGCTATCCCCGCTATGGATTTAAGAAGCTTTTTCAGGTGCTTCGCAGGCAGGGATACGCCTGGAACCACAAGCGCATACACCGGATTTACTGTCTGCTAAAACTGAATTTTCGTCGTAAAGGGAAACAACGCCTGCCGGTGCGTAATCCGGCGCCGCTGGCCACGCCGGAAGCCCTCAACCAAAGCTGGTCGATTGATTTTATGCACGACGCGCTGACATGTGGCCGACGTTTTCGGACCTTCAACGTCGTGGATGATTTTAACCGCGAGGCTCTGGCTATCGAAATTGACCTGAATATTCCGGCGCAGCGCATTGTGCGGGTGCTGGACAGAATAGCGGCAAACCGTGGCTATCCGCTGAAGATGCGGATGGATAACGGGCCGGAATTGATATCACTGACGCTGGCACAATGGGCTGAAGACCATGGCGTGATGCTGGAATTTATCAAGCCCGGCAAACCAACACAGAACGCGTTTATCGAACGGTTTAACCGAACGTACCGGACCGAAATACTGGATTTTTATCTGTTCAGAACACTGAATGAAGCACGGGAAATAACGGAGCGCTGGCTGAATGAATACAACAGTGAGCGGCCTCATGAATCCCTGAATAATCTGATGCCGGAAGAAAATCGGCTGATGGCTGAGAAACCGGAAATCTCAAAAAGTGTGTGGAACTAAAGCTGGGATACTTACATCGCGAGCTTCGGCAAGTTTGACCGTCGGGTACTCACCCAGCGCAAACATGCTGGATTTACCGTTGAGTTTAAACCGATAGCGCCATGCCTTTTTGCCATTGGGTTTCACTTCGAGGTAGAGACCATTGAAATGATTGAGCCGATAGAGTTTTTCTTTCGGCTTGGCTGTGCGGCATTGTGTATCAGTGAGCATAGCGAGTCTTTGTCTAGTTCTTATACCGCGATTGTACTCATCCCTATAATCATTTTTCACTGCATTGTCATGAGGTTATGTGAGACGCCATGAAAAGAAAAATCCACGCAATTGCGTGGATTTTATGATGTTTGTCTGTCTTCATGCGATACATTGATATCCCAAGAGACAACAAAATTAACTTAGACGTTAAACAAGAAGTTCATGACATCGCCATCTTTAACGATATAGTCCTTACCTTCTGAACGCATTTTGCCGGCTTCTTTCGCGCCTTGCTCACCTTTGTAGGTGATGAAGTCTTCAAAAGCGATGGTCTGAGCGCGGATAAAGCCTTTCTCGAAATCGGTATGGATTTTACCTGCGGCCTGCGGAGCCGTTGCACCGACAGGGATGGTCCATGCACGAACTTCTTTTACGCCTGCGGTGAAGTAAGTTTGCAGGTTCAGCAGTTCGTAACCGGCACGGATAACGCGGTTCAGACCCGGTTCTTCGATACCTAACTCGGCCATGAATTCAGCGCGATCTTCGTCTTCCATCTCGGCAATATCAGATTCAACGGCCGCACATACGGCAACCACTACGGAACCTTCAGCCGCGGCAATTGCGCGCACTTGATCCAGATACGGGTTATTTTCGAAGCCATCTTCATCAACGTTGGCGATATACATCGTTGGTTTCAATGTCAGGAAGCTTAAGTAGCGGATTGCTGCTTTGTCTTCAGCAGTCAGAGTCTTCAATGCACGCAACATACCGGCATTTTCGAGGTGTGGCAGACATTTTTCCAACGCTTCCAGCTCAGCTTTAGCGTCTTTATCGCCGCCTTTGGCTTTTTTCTGTACGCGATGAATGGCACGCTCACAGGTGTCCAAATCGGACAGCGCCAATTCGGTATTGATGGTCTCAATATCGTCAGCCGGATCGACTTTACCTGCAACGTGGATGATGTTGTCGTTTTCGAAACAACGTACTACGTGGCCAATCGCCTCAGTTTCGCGAATGTTGGTCAGGAACTGGTTGCCCAGGCCTTCGCCTTTGGATGCGCCCTTTACCAGACCGGCAATATCGACGAATTCCATCGTGGTTGGCAGAATACGCTGCGGTTTAACGATTTCAGCTAATTGGTCCAGACGCGGGTCCGGCATGGGTACCACACCCGTGTTAGGTTCAATGGTACAGAAGGGGAAATTCGCTGCTTCGATACCCGCTTGTGTCAACGCGTTGAACAGGGTGGATTTACCAACGTTTGGCAGACCAACGATACCGCATTTGAATCCCATGTTTATATCACCTTAAATAACTTAAAAATCAGCCAATTAGGTTTAACCAGCCGATGTAATCAAAATTTATTCCGCCATTATACACATAATGATGATTTATCTCGATCCTACTGTTTGACGCAGTGATTTTAACTGCGGTTTAGCCTCTGTATTTTACCGGTCTATCTTTATCTGGGATCCCGAGAGTCGGTCATAATTTGTTGTTCTTGCATATAATCTTGGTTTGTTGAATTTATCGCTTTCGGTGAGAGTGAGAAGTAAACAAGGGAACGCCGAATAAAAATCTACAGCATTACCGGTTTGCTGCCGATAACCAGTGATTACACCTGATGCCAACTATGGCGTCTTACTGTTCTGATAGGGTATTAAATATGGTGATGAGCGGCTTTAAATGGTTGTTGCTGATCTTATTTGGCTCTTTGCTGGGCATCACTATCACGCATTATTTAACCAGAGTGGACACTGAGCGTCCTTTAACCTGGTTAGAGCAAATCGATAATTACGGAAAATTAGTCGAGCGTCGCTCCGATAAAAGCATTAAATATATCGGAGTGAAAAAGGTGATGACTTCGCCAGAAATGGACAGCTATTTAATGCGTTTTAGCGCATTAACCGATCGCTATGAAACTAACGGTAATAAAGTCGCTAATCAGAAAAAATCGGATGAGTGGGATAAGTTTTTCTGTACTGATGGATTAAAGAATATTATCGGCCAGTATAAGAATCGTCGGGTCAAAGTGATGGTGCCAGGTGCGGTTTACAGCAAGACCGGAGCCCGTGGCAGCGCGACGGCCTGCTATATTAATTAGCTAATTATTTGTTTAACATGTTTTTGAGTGAGAGTTTTCTTAGTTTTTTGTGCAGTACGATATAATTTTCGCAACATTGAATGATTTCTTCATATTTTTCTTCATCGATCGTGTTTTCTGCTGAAATGGCTCTTCGGCTGGACATTCGGCATTTATAACACGCGGATTTTAATTTATCTTTTAACTCATTAAATTCGGCGCTGGTTTTATATTCCCCCCAAAAATCGAGTGAAATACAGGCCAGCCGTATGGCTTTATTAAATTCACCCACTTTCTTCGATTGATAATCAAAGTTCTTTATGCTGCGGTTTTCGCAAACTCTTTTTAACGCTCTGATACTTCTGACTGTATCGTAAGTCAGTTTCAAAAACTGCTCGACTAGCAGAGCAGTTTGCTCCGTTTTTTTATTATCAAACCATTTTATCGCGACTACGGCCGCAGTGATTGCCATAATGGCACTGGAAATCGCAATGACGATATCTGAAATTGAACCCCATTCCATAGTCTCAATCCTAATAAATTAAAGTGTATTGGCGTTTTTTATAATAATTATCCTTGCCCTCGGTGATGAATATGAGGGCAAGGGGAATATTATGCGTTGGCTTTAAATGAATGCAGGCGATTCATAGCCTTGGTCACGTCTTCTTTTAATAAAACCTCGGTACAACGAATAGCTTCATCGATGGCATCATCAATTAACGTTTGTTCGCTCGCCGGTGGTTTCCCTAAGACAAATCCGGTCACTTTACTTTTATCTCCCGGGTGACCAATACCGATGCGCAAGCGGTAAAAATTGGGATTATTACCTAATTTGCTTTGAATATCTTTTAAACCGTTATGGCCCCCGTTACCGCCGCCCAGCTTTAATTTAGCCACGCCGGGCGGAATATCCAGTTCATCGTGCGCAACTAAAATTTCTTCCGGTAAAATACGATAGAAGCTGGCCATGGCAGAAACCGCTTTGCCGCTGAGATTCATAAAGGTAGAGGGAACAAGCAGTCGAACGTCCTGACCGGCCAGATTTAAACGGGCAGTGTAGCCGTAGAATTTACTCTCTTCTTTCAGAGATTGATTATTACGCTCAGCCAGTAAATCTACGTACCAGGCACCGGCGTTATGGCGGGTTTGGGCATATTCAGCGCCTGGATTTGCCAGGCCAACGATCAATTTAATGCTGCTCACTTCGTTATTCGCTATTACTCAGAGATGAAAGAACCCTAGTTTACCCGTCGCCGCGTAGAATCACAAAAATAAGGGGGAGAATAAAGGTAAAACTAGCGGATAAGGTAAATACTAACCATGGTTAATTATTCAACAATTAGGCCAAATAATCGCTTAATGTAAAGATTTATAGAAATATCTTTGCCAGATGTGATCGTCTCCGCAATACCCTTATGCTTTCCCTGACTATACTAAGTCATTAAGTACAGGTGAACAATTCAATAGGAAGAGTTGTTTAAAGGAAGTGAATGCAGGAGGTGGCATATGAAACGCAAAACCGCAACAACGTTAGGTAACGCGCTGATGGGGCTGGGTCTGGTCACTATGGTTGTTGGGGTAGGTTACTCTATCCTGACCGAAGTTTCTCAACTTGGTTTACCGCAGTTCTTCTCCCACGGTGCGGTCATGAGCATTTTTGTGGGGGCCTTGCTCTGGCTGGTCGGGGCGAGAATCGGTGGCCGGGAAGAGGTGGCGGATCGCTATTGGTGGGTTAAGCATTTCGATAAACGCTGCCGCCGTAATGAGCGACACTCATAATATTGACGTATTTATCGTCAGTGAAGTGTGATGCCAGAAAATGTTACCGAAAATGCAGCTGAATAATTCAAACTGAGGGTAGGGAATTAAATGACAGCCCAAGAGTAGAAAGCCCGTTGTTGCTTGCGCTTCAACGGGTTTTT carries:
- the ychF gene encoding redox-regulated ATPase YchF, coding for MGFKCGIVGLPNVGKSTLFNALTQAGIEAANFPFCTIEPNTGVVPMPDPRLDQLAEIVKPQRILPTTMEFVDIAGLVKGASKGEGLGNQFLTNIRETEAIGHVVRCFENDNIIHVAGKVDPADDIETINTELALSDLDTCERAIHRVQKKAKGGDKDAKAELEALEKCLPHLENAGMLRALKTLTAEDKAAIRYLSFLTLKPTMYIANVDEDGFENNPYLDQVRAIAAAEGSVVVAVCAAVESDIAEMEDEDRAEFMAELGIEEPGLNRVIRAGYELLNLQTYFTAGVKEVRAWTIPVGATAPQAAGKIHTDFEKGFIRAQTIAFEDFITYKGEQGAKEAGKMRSEGKDYIVKDGDVMNFLFNV
- the pth gene encoding aminoacyl-tRNA hydrolase — its product is MSSIKLIVGLANPGAEYAQTRHNAGAWYVDLLAERNNQSLKEESKFYGYTARLNLAGQDVRLLVPSTFMNLSGKAVSAMASFYRILPEEILVAHDELDIPPGVAKLKLGGGNGGHNGLKDIQSKLGNNPNFYRLRIGIGHPGDKSKVTGFVLGKPPASEQTLIDDAIDEAIRCTEVLLKEDVTKAMNRLHSFKANA
- the ychH gene encoding stress-induced protein YchH; this encodes MKRKTATTLGNALMGLGLVTMVVGVGYSILTEVSQLGLPQFFSHGAVMSIFVGALLWLVGARIGGREEVADRYWWVKHFDKRCRRNERHS